Below is a genomic region from Streptomyces roseoviridis.
TGGGCGCTGAACACCTCGTCCGACCTGCTCCTGTGGGAGCTCGGACGCGGCACCGCCTGACCCCTTCGTTCGTACCGGCCGCGCAGCCGTTGCGCGGCCGGCCTGGCACGAGATCACGAGGCAAGTTCTGTGAAGGCACACAACAAGTGGCTGACGGCCCCGCTCGCAGCGGGCCTGGCGGCCGCCATGCTCAGCGGCTGCGGCACCGAGCAGGGCGGCGACTCCGGCGACGCCGGCGCGACCGTCCGCGTCGGCATGTCGGACGAGATCATGGCGACCGACCCGGCCGCCGGTTACGACCCCGGCTCCTGGCTGCTGTTCAACAACGTCTTCCAGTCCCTGCTCGCGTTCCCGAAGGGCGGCTCCGAGCCCGAGCCCGAGGCCGCCGACAAGTGCGGCTTCTCCTCCGGCAGCCGGGTCTACACCTGCACCCTCCGCGAGGGCCTGAAGTTCTCCAACGGCAACCCGCTCACGTCCGAGGACGTCAAGTTCTCCTTCGAGCGCGCCCTGAAGATCGCCGACCCCTCCGGCCCGAGCCCGCTGCTGTCGGACATCGCCGCCATCGAGACCCCCGACGAGAAGACCGTCGTCTTCAAGCTCAAGGTCCCCGACGCCACCTTCCCCAGCAAGATCGCCTCCGGCGCCGGCTCCATCGTCGACCACCGCGAGTACGACGCCGGCGCGCTGCGCACCGACGGCAAGGCCATCGGCTCGGGCCCGTACAAGCTCGACTCGATCAGCGACACCGAGGCCGTCTTCTCCGCCAACCCCGACTACCAGGGCTCGGCCAAGCGCAAGAACGACCGCGTCACCCTCAAGCTCTACCGCGGTGACCGCGAGGCCCTCGCCAAGGCGCTCTCCGCCGACGAGATCGACGTCGCCTACCGTGGCCTCTCCGCCGAGGACATCGCCGCCCTCGAAGCCTCCACGAACACCGACGACAAGGGCATCGAGGTCGTCCAGGGCAGCAGCGCCGAGGTCCAGCACCTCGTCTTCAACGTCAAGGACCCGGTCGTCGGCAAGCTCGGCGTCCGCAAGGCCATCGCCCACCTCGTCGACCGCGAGGCGCTCGTCGAGAACGTCCACAAGTCGACCGCCACCCCGCTGTACTCGATCGTCCCGGCCGGCATCGCGGGCCACAACACGGCCTTCTTCGACACCTACGGCAGCCCGGACAAGGAGAAGGCCAAGAAGGCCCTGCGCTCCGCCGGCATCACGAGCAAGGTCAAGCTCACCCTCTGGTCCACCCCCAGCCGCTACGGCCCCTCCACCGACCAGGAGGTCAAGGCGATAGCCGAGCAGCTCAACGCCAGCGGCCTGTTCGACGCCGACGTCAAGTCCGTCGAGTACGAGCAGTACGAGAAGGACATCGCCGCCGGCAAGTACGGCGTCTACGTCAAGGGCTGGGTCCCCGACTACCCGGACGCCGACAACTTCACCACCCCGTTCTTCGGGGACGACAACGTCCTCGGCAACCGCTACGAGAACGCCCTGATCACCGGCGAGCTGCTGCCGGCCGTCGCCGCGTCCCCCGACCGGTCCTCGACCGGCTCCACGTAC
It encodes:
- a CDS encoding ABC transporter substrate-binding protein; this translates as MKAHNKWLTAPLAAGLAAAMLSGCGTEQGGDSGDAGATVRVGMSDEIMATDPAAGYDPGSWLLFNNVFQSLLAFPKGGSEPEPEAADKCGFSSGSRVYTCTLREGLKFSNGNPLTSEDVKFSFERALKIADPSGPSPLLSDIAAIETPDEKTVVFKLKVPDATFPSKIASGAGSIVDHREYDAGALRTDGKAIGSGPYKLDSISDTEAVFSANPDYQGSAKRKNDRVTLKLYRGDREALAKALSADEIDVAYRGLSAEDIAALEASTNTDDKGIEVVQGSSAEVQHLVFNVKDPVVGKLGVRKAIAHLVDREALVENVHKSTATPLYSIVPAGIAGHNTAFFDTYGSPDKEKAKKALRSAGITSKVKLTLWSTPSRYGPSTDQEVKAIAEQLNASGLFDADVKSVEYEQYEKDIAAGKYGVYVKGWVPDYPDADNFTTPFFGDDNVLGNRYENALITGELLPAVAASPDRSSTGSTYNKVQDLVAEELPLLPLWQGKQYAVARDTVTGLEWTLDASTVFRFWEIKKG